The genomic segment CCTTGTTGTATGCCCATTGGAAGACGGCAACGTACTGGTGGAGGTAGTGCTTGCTGATCCCGCGGAACGGTCGCAGGAACGTGCGGAGGGCCGCCCACAGGCCCTCGAGCGTGTTATCGTGGACCTCGCGGATCCCGTCCCCGTCGTCATCCCGAGCCCACTCCCGTTGGCCCGGGGTGTGGTTCACCGTGGCATGCCCGCGGCCCTCCGCGGACAGCCGCGCGTACCCCGACCACTCATCCGTGTATACGGTCGCGCCATCATCGGTATGTTCGGTCACGAACGCGATCAGGGTCTCCTGGTCCGTTCGTTCGACGACCTCCAGGACGATGGCCCCGGTGTCCCGGCTCACCACCCCGACCACCGGCGGGCGGTCGTTGGCGAAGTTCCCGTGCCCGCGCCGCTTGTTGGCCCGGCGTCGGGGCGGGTCGTCCGGGTTCGGGTGCCGGACCCCTTTTTTCCCCCGCATTCTGGAACATCTCGTCCGCTTCGGTCTCCGAGCCGGGGATCGCGCCGACCTGCGTGGCGGCTCCCGCGGCGCGTTCCTGGAACCGGTGCCGCAGATCCAGCAGGTGCATCCGATCGCACCCCAGTTCTCGCGCCAG from the Frigoriglobus tundricola genome contains:
- a CDS encoding IS1595 family transposase, which translates into the protein MRGKKGVRHPNPDDPPRRRANKRRGHGNFANDRPPVVGVVSRDTGAIVLEVVERTDQETLIAFVTEHTDDGATVYTDEWSGYARLSAEGRGHATVNHTPGQREWARDDDGDGIREVHDNTLEGLWAALRTFLRPFRGISKHYLHQYVAVFQWAYNKVGVAGMVRTLLGLPLSTPTAS